The genomic window GCCGGATTTTTGATATTGCCATGCGTGTACCGTTTCGTGTATCAACAAGTCAATAGAAAAAGATTTTGTTTTTAAATAAATGGTATTGCCCAGGGTAAAGGCTCTGCTGTTTAACCCATACAAACCTGCACGACCCTCGATAATCCTAACATTATATAAGCTCATGGAATGGGCAAATACTTTATTGAGCTTCATTTCTTCATTAATTGTAATTCGACGTTCAAAATCTTGCAGATAAAAGATCGTCTGCACCAAAGCTATCAACTTAGCCACCAACAATATAAAAGCACCCACCACCGGGGAGAGCACATCTTGAATTCCTTCTAACACCATTGTCCATGCAAACGAAAACAGGCCAAGCACAATTTTTATTACACCCGACACAATACCACCGGCAATACCAAACGGTATTTTAACCACTATCGCAAAAAAACATAACAAACTTTTTGCTACACTACCCAACCATAAAAACGGAAAACTAACACCAACCTTAGCACCTATCCAACTGAACATATCAAAGACTGCACATCCCGGAACTTCAAAAATGTAACTCAGCAAGTCACCCAATTTATTGATATAACCTTCAATAAAGTATGTCGCTCTATTTGTTACTCTTCCTGTTCCCCTTGCCATCTGTTAAATTTTAATAGTTATATTAAGCTTGCATAGCACGGTATTTTGATGGTGTAGAACCAAAATACTGCTTAAACAAGGTACTGAAATAACTCTGATTTGCAAAGCCTACCTTTTCGTCCACCTCCACAACCGGTAGCTGTGTGGTTTCAAGCAATCGTTTAGCCGCATTTAAACGTTGGTCGTTAATATAGGAACTTACCCCTATGCCCAATATGCTTTTTACTTTTGTGTATAACGCTGCCCTGCTAATAGTTAAACGGTTCAAACCAGAAACTTCTGCAGGTGCACCTATGCATATGAATACCTCTTATGTCGAGGCCATAGTTTTGTCCTCGGTGTCATCGCCGTTAGGGGTAGCCAAAGAGGTCATGGCCTCAATCAACAGGGATTTAATTCTGGCGTTCTTTCAAAACGAATAGAAATAGACAATTGAAGGAGTTCTATTTTTATTAATTGAATAATACAGGCTATTTTTATACCTTTGAATTAAGCATTTTGCATTAATAACTCCACGCTTATATATTTTCCGAATGAATTCTATAGAATCAAAAGTGCTTGGCAAGCAAATAAGCCATCCAAGAGCATATGCTCCCGAAATACTGGTAGCTGTACCGCGTAAATTAAACCGGCAGCAATATCATATTAGCGAACAGGCTATACCTTTTGTTGGTGTTGATGCCTGGCACGCTTATGAGCTGGGTTTCCTGACAAAAAAAGGTTTACCGGTTACCGGCATACTTAAAATTGTATATGTTTGCAACAGCCAATTTTTGGTGGAAAGCAAGTCACTTAAACTTTACCTGAATTCATTTAACATGGGCAGGTATGGAGACAATAAAAAGGAAGGTATTACACAGGTGCTACAAACCATTAAATCAGATTTATCCCAGCTAATGCAAACGGAGATAGAACTATCTTTCCATACTGAATATGCGCGGCATACGTACGACTTTAACGATTATGTCCTGCTCGAAGATGAACCGGAAGCTGATCAAATCATTTTTGATACTTTTAAAGAAAACGAAAAATTGCTGATATCCCATAAAGCCAGCGAAACAAATGAGTTAAAGGTAGCTACCAACCTATTACGCAGCAATTGCAAAATAACCCACCAACCCGATTGGGGAAGTGCTTTTATCCACATAAAATCACAGCATAAAATAAATAGAATGGCCTTGTTAAAATACCTGGTTTCCATTCGCGACGAAAACCATTTTCATGAAGAGATATGCGAAATGCTCTACAAACGCCTGTTGGATAGGTTTGAACCGGAAGCTTTGATGGTGGCTTGCCTATATACCCGACGGGGCGGTATAGATATTTGTCCGGTACGAGCCAATAAAGCGACATACCTCCCACAAAACATTATCCAGGCAAAGCTGTTGACCCGGCAAGCCTTTAGACAGTAAGCAAAGAGGCAATAGGAATACTACTGGTTGGGTGAAAGCAGAAGAAGCACACAGGCAGCGTATTAATGAATATGCTTTACAGAAAACAAACTTTTTTTCCTTTCTAAATTTTTAATTAACAAATCATTTTAAAATGAACGTAGCTATCATAGGAACAGGGGGTGTTGGGGGTTATTTTGGTGCCCGATTGGCCCAGGCCGGAAACAAGGTAAGCTTTGTAGCTCGTGGAGAGCACGGAAGGGCAATCAGTGAAAATGGCTTGCAACTACTTAGCCCCAAGGGCAATTATTCGCTGAAAGATCCAAACGTAGTTAGTTCGGTTGCACAACTTAAAGACATTGAATTGGTTTTATTAGGAGTAAAAGCCTGGCAGGTAAGCGAAGTGGCCACTCAATTAAAGACGGTTATTTCTGAAAATACAATGGTAATGCCCCTTCAAAACGGTGTGATGGCTGTAAGCGAATTGTTGGAGGTGCTTCCGCAACAAAACGTTTTGGGTGGACTATGTAATATTTTTAGCAAAATAAAAGAACCCGGCGTTATTGAGCATTTAAGCTCCGAACCACACATCATCTTTGGTGAACCGGACCATATCGTTTCGGAAAGAGCGAAAAAGATACATTACGTTTTTAAGCATGCGGGGATCGAAAATAAGCTAAGCGATTATATACAGGGTGATATTTGGAAGAAGTTTATGCTGATATGTCTTGGGGGCCTCGGTGCCCTTACCCGTGCCAACTACGGTATTTTGTGCCAATCGCCCGAACTAACAGAAATGATGCGCCAAATGCTGAACGAGATGTATGCCGTAGCCCGGGCCGAAGGCATTGAGCTACCGGAATCGATAAAAGCAAAAATACTGGACAAAACCATGCGCTTCGCCCCCTCGGCTAACTCCTCTATGGCGCGCGACATATGGGCCGGCCGCCCATCCGAACTGGAATACCAAAACGGCAGTGTGGTAAAATTGGCCCGCCGACACAACATCGAAGTGCCCGTTAACCATTTCATTTATTATACTCTTTTGCCGCAGGAACAGGAGGCCCGTAAGTAGATGCAGTGCATCGGTATTGATGGATGCCGTGGCGGCTGGCTTTTTACAGTATGGAAGGCAGAGGGGGATTGTCAACTTTATTTATACCCCTTTTTAAAGGATGGCATAGTACACCTATCGGATGCAACTGCCATTGCCGTGGACATGCCCATGGGACTGGTATCCCATCCCGACGAGGAAAGAACATGCGATACGCTTATCAGGAAAGAATTAGGACATCCTTTTAGCGCATCGGTTTTTAACACGCCGTGCAGGCAAGCTGTATATGCCGCCGATTATACAAAAGCCAAGCATGTGAACAAAGAGCTATGCCAAAAAGGGCTGTCCGTACAATCGTGGAATATCGTGCCCAAAATAAGAGAGCTGGATCAGTTGCTGAACCATCATCCCAGCCTAAAAAAAACAATGCACGAAAGCCATCCCGAGCTCTGCTTTAAATACTTAAACGGTCAACCCCTCTCCCACAAAAAAAAGACCTGTGAGGGCAAAGATGAAAGGATGAGCTTACTTAAGCCCCATTTTCCCTGTGTATACGACACCTTCTTGAAATTCAGAAAGCTTCACCTGAAAAAAGACCTGGCCGACGACGATATCCTCGACAGCATGATACTGGCACTTAATGCCCTACAAATAGCCGTAGGAAACTACAAGCAGTTCCCCTCGGACACGGTGCTGGACAAAAACGAGATAAGGATGGGGGTGCGGGTGCTTAATGTTTAAGGAATTTTCTGTTCATTATAACAAATTATAAAAATGTTAACGTACATTTGCAGCCACTTTCCAAATAAGCTTCTTGTTAATTCAGAGAGTGTTTATTCTAAACAAAATATATGACATTCAAAACATTAGGATTAATTGCTCCTTTACTAAAAGCAGTTGAAAAACAAAATTATACCGAGCCCACCACCATACAGGAAAAAGCTATCCCTCCTATTTTAGAAGGGCGAGACATATTGGCTTCGGCACAGACCGGAACCGGAAAAACCGCCGGATTTACCTTACCCCTTTTACAAATATTAGCACAAAGTGAAGCTATCAGACGCCGTCCCGTGCGGGCTTTGGTTCTAACACCCACGCGTGAACTGGCAGCCCAAGTGTATGAAAGCATAAAAACCTATAGCGAGTTCTTAAATATGCGCTCTGCCGTTATTTTTGGTGGGGTAAACGCCAAGCCACAGATAGCCACCATGCAACGAGGTGTGGATATTTTGGTGGCCACGCCCGGAAGGTTGCTCGACCTGCATTCGCAACGTATTTTTTCCCTTGCCAAAGTAGAGTTTTTTGTACTGGACGAAGCCGACCGTATGTTGGACATGGGCTTTGCCCGCGATGTGAATAAAATTCTTCAACTATTACCCGCCCAAAGACAGAACCTGCTTTTTTCGGCTACATTTTCGAAAGAAATAAAAAATCTGGCCGGCCGCTTTTTACAACATCCGGTAACCGTTGAGGCCACACCTGAAAATACCACCGTCGAAAAGATTGTACAGAAGGCCTACCACGTGGCCAAAACAAGCAAAACCGACTTGCTGGTAAAGTTAATTAAAGAAGGTGACTGGAAGCAGATACTCATTTTTACCCGCACCAAGAGTGGTGCCAACAGATTGGGGAAAAAACTAAACAAACGAGGTATTTTATCCGCAGAGATACATGGCGATAAAAGCCAAAACGCAAGGGTAAAAGCGTTGGACAACTTTAAAAAGGGAGCCGTTAAAGCACTTGTAGCCACTGACGTAGCAGCTCGTGGTTTGGACATACCCCTCTTGCCTTACGTTGTTAATTTTGAGCTCCCCAACGTGCCTGAGGATTATGTACACCGCATAGGCCGTACCGGCAGGGCCGGAGCCAATGGGGTGGCCGTTTCGCTGGTGGGTCATGCCGAGATGGCCTACCTAAAAGACATAGAGAAACTGCTGAAGCACAGTATCCCATTAGAAATATTGGATGGGTTTGAACCCGGTGAACCTACCGAAGAAGACCTAAAACCCACTAAAAAGCCCTTTGTGCGGAATAAAAAACCATCTGCAAAAAACAACAAACGAAGGCAACCGGCACGAAGAACCGTAGCCAAAGGGGATAGCCGGAAGTAAGCCTGTATTTGAAATGGCACATTAGTTGCATCTCTGACCAGTTTGCGCAACTATGCTCAAAATAAATCATAAGTGTTTTTTTAAATACGATTGTCACATCTAACAAACACACCTATTATTAACGTAACATTAAAAAACCTGTTATTATGAAGAAGATTCTTTTCGTATTCCTTTTTGTAGGATTGGTAAGTGCATCGCAGGCACAAGATAGAATAGCCATCGGTTTAAAAGCCGGTTTCAATAGTACAAAAATAAATTTATCGGATATTCCTTCGGGTGAAACAATTAAAAACGAAGCGAAGGGCGGCTTTCTTTTTGGCGCTTATGGTAAGTTGAAATTAATTGGTGGATTGTCCTTTCAGCCGGAGTTGTATTATGCAAAAAAACAAACTCAATATTCATTTACCGATAACGGAACAACTACTGTTACCACCAGCGACATTAAATCGTGGGATGTACCGCTGTTGGCCAACCTTAAATTGGTGGATTTAAAAGTGGCACATATCTATGGTGTGGCCGGGCCGGTAGCCTCGTTTATCTCAAAGGATGACCTGAAAAGTTTAAAAGATGCCAACTGGACCTTTCAAGCCGGTTTGGGAGCACAGGTATGGAAACTATCGGCAGATGTGCGCTACGAATGGGGAATGAAGGATATATCTAAAGCCCAGTTTGGACAAAAAACTGACGTATTAACCGTTACTATTGGTTACAGGTTATTTGGTTTATAGCCCCAAAGCGCATTGCCAATGGCTGTAACTATTAGCAAATATGTACTAAGCTAAAACATAACCTCCAGATAAATCCGGGGTTATGCACAGCAAACTCCTCTGGAGTTTTTCAGCAGCCCCTACTTAGTGGCTATAAGAAAACACCAAATACTGCGTTACGCTTGTCAGGAAAAAGGCCGATCCTAAAAAGAATCGGCCTTTTTTTATTTTAAATTAAACCGTTCCAACACCTTGTATTCCACCCCATTTGGCGTGGATAAGCTTTCGTACAAGAACACTTCATCAACCCTTTGCCGTCGGCTCACATTAAGCTCGTTTAAGCGTTGTTTAAAAGCACTTAACTCTTCCCTATCTTTTATTCGTGCCACAGTTATATGAGGGGTATAATCCTTGTATTGATTTTTAAGATTAGGGAAAATATGGAGTACGGCATTATTCACCTCATTGTGCAGGGCTTTTAAGGCGGTGCTATCTTCCACCCCAAGCCAAAGCACACCACTGCTTCTGCGTTTCTGAAACGACCCTGCTCCTTTTAAGCTGATGACGAAAGGTGCGTGCTGCGGTACTATTTTATGCAAGGCCTGCGATATCTTCACCTTGTCCGCCGTCTTTGCCTGACCAATAAAAACCAAGGTGAGATGATAATTGCTTTCCTTTACCCATTTGCTGTGAGCATGTCCCAGCTCACACTTGATTTGCGAAACCTCAGGCGGTGCATCTATTTTTATGCCTATAAATATCCGCATATCGAATTAAACCTTGAAACATTGTTCAGTTTCGTAACGACAACTCCTACTAAGGTGTGCTTTACAATTCTGATCCTTCCCTCAATTACCCCACTCCACAGGACTTTTTTCGTCATAAATTGCCAGTCTTAAACACTGCCGCCTCACTTCAATCCTTACTTATTTCGCTACCTTAGCTCCAACTCCGTACTCTGCGCTCATTTTTTTAATCGTCGCCTGCATTTCTTTGCTCATATCGTCGGCGGTAAATATGGAAACACCACTGGCCCCTTTTTCTTTGGCCAAACGAATGGCTTTTTCCAGGTCGTTGGCATTGTCAAAGGCAGGTATAAACAATCCCGCATTAATGGGGAAATCCACGTCGCGCACCCCTTGCTCAGTAGCAAAACCAATCCAGTTGATGTTTTCGCGGTAAAAATTTTGGTACAACATGGGGTATGCTGCATCGAGGTTCCAATCGTTCCATGCCTGGCGCACCATTTGCCGCGACATTTCAGGGAAAGGAAATACCGCCGCCGTCATTTTATGTCCATTCTCATGGGCTATTTCAACCAGCTCGTTCACCAGAGTACTCACAGCGTTAAGTCTGTATTGGCGCCATTCGGTGCTCAGCTCCGGATGCGCCATATCCAGCGGATCTTTGTCGAATATCGCTTTAAACCCTTCGCGGGCCAAAGGATGATAACCATAATCGTATTCCGGCATTTCGTGATCTTGCACAAGACCATATAAAGGTTGTAAATCTGCTCCCAGAATCACATCCACGTACCGTACATAATCCAAATGTATCGAAGCCAATCCTTTTACCTTTGTCAGTCGTCGCACATTGTTTTTGATATATTCACGTGCCTCGGGATGAAATGGGCTCAGCCATTGATAATAATCTACATAAGCCCTGAACTCCAAAGAGTTTTTACCTTGGCGGTTTACCGCATACCATTCGGGATGCTTGTTGGCCACGCTGTCGTTGGGTCTGTTTAAAGTCCACATCCAGGCATGTATCTTTAGGTTACGCACATCGGCCAAGGGAATAATTTGCTCTAACATTTCGGCGTTAGCATGCACCAACACCTCAGTTAGCCCGATAGATTTATAATAATCGAGTTTCTCTTCCCATTGCTGCTTGTTAAATTCCTTCGGTGCAGTTACCCAGGTAGCCAACACAAAGCTATTATTGCCTTTTGTTTCCCCAACGGATGCAGTTTTTGGGGCGCAAGAAAACAATGCCACCATAAGAGCAAAAGTGAATAGTTTTTTCATTGTGGTATATTTATTTGTTTATTTATTTTATTTGTCGAAAAAGAAATCGTTACAAAACCCTATGTTTTCCTCAACAGTAAAAAGCCCTTCTGTTGAGGATGCCCATAATATTTTTCGCGAGACCGGTTGCGTAAGCATCAATCATCTACAACTGTTGAATACTCAAAAAACCCTCCTCATTTATTACAAAAGTCTTTTTCTTATTTTCGTCGGTAATTCTAAATTCAAAACCTGCGTTAGTTTTAACAAAGGTGGCTTTTACAGTCAGGTTATCTGTAACCGTTGCGGCAAAACTTTCCGTATAACCCTTTTCTTTGTCCATTAAAGCTTTCAGTTTTCCAAAGCGCGTCAATCTAAAAAGGGCAAAGGCAGCTTGTTTTATCAGAATATCTTCATCCTTTTTAAATTGAATGCCATCTGCAGTTGGCTGGTGGGTGAATTGTAAATACCCCCATTTTTCGGGCTCATGCATATTTATTACTCTTTGTTCAGTCCATACCCAATTGTATTCGGGTAAATACTTTCCATCCACTTTTTTACGGGAGTACACCCCATTGTTCACATCAAAATCCCAATTGACCCGCGAAAAGTTGATACGCCATTGTTCCCCTTCAAGGGGTATTTTATTTTCCTCGTCTTTGAGTTTCATCAAAGGGCTCATTGGGATGGCCATCTCCAGGGTCCACATGCTATCAATATCACTTGGATCGTTTAAAGTACCTATTATGTGGACCGCTGTTTTCAATTCATCCAGATCCCAACTGTTATCGGCATTACCACCCACCCTGTAGGGCTTGTCCAACTTCAGATCCCACACGGTATTTAATGCATTTACTTCAATCTCGCCATAATTAAAAGTAGTCATCGAGGGATCCAGGAAAACCTCAAAATCGTTGTTATAAAAGATTACCGTATCGCGCTGCCTTAAATAACCCCATATATGTGGTTCTTCCATTTGAGCAAAAACATATAAATATTGCTCATCCCAAAGCATTTTAACTTTGGTATCGTAGGTTGGTGTATCCACACCCTCAATATCGATAAAAGATTTGGTGAAAGCGGCTTTCGACCATGCCATTTCGTCATCTACACCATCTATGGTCAATGGCTCGCCTGTTTTACCAACAACATAATGCGCTGGAATAACAATTTCGGATTGTATATCAATTCGGGTGGTTGCTTTTTGCTGCCCCTTATTTGAACAGGATGCGAAAACAATAAACGCAAGGAAAGTAATAATCTTAGTTAGCTTTTTCATTATTTAGAATTAAGGTTACAATTCAGGGTCAAATGGGATATCCTCATCCGGATCTAAATCATGCAGCCCACCTCCCGGCTCATTATACAGGCTCCATCGCTCAATCACATAATTTGTTTTATTAAATCCGGTTACCCAATCTATCAACAACAATTGGCATTCTCTAATCAAATCTCTCACAATTTACAAATACACTACATCTTCGAGGCCAAATATGGCAAGCGTATATTTTTGCCACTTCAGGTAGGTGGCAATTCTGACGGTTCATCCGAAATAAGCTCTGCAAATCGATGTGTTACATCTATAATCTTTTTGCCTTTTACGTATGTCGGCAGCGCTGATGGGGCTATTATTTGATCATTGTCGACAGCCAAACATAGCGTTAGTTTTATGGTTAAACTTTAAAATGTAGATACTTTACCATATGTCAGCTAAAATATTGACACAACAGTTATTTCAAAAAGCAATTTTTAACCTGATAAACAATCGGCATTAAAGCTATAAAATAAAAAAAGCCGACACAAACAGGACGGCTTTTTTATTATTTTATGCTTTGGGTATTATCCCAAATAAGATTTTAACAATTTACTTCTGGAGGTGTGGCGCAATCTACGTATTGCCTTTTCCTTGATCTGCCTTACCCTTTCACGAGTCAATCCAAAACGTTCGCCAATCTCTTCCAATGTCATTTCCTGCACCTGAATACCGAAGAATAAT from Saccharicrinis carchari includes these protein-coding regions:
- a CDS encoding helix-turn-helix transcriptional regulator, with amino-acid sequence MNRLTISRAALYTKVKSILGIGVSSYINDQRLNAAKRLLETTQLPVVEVDEKVGFANQSYFSTLFKQYFGSTPSKYRAMQA
- a CDS encoding NADPH-dependent 7-cyano-7-deazaguanine reductase QueF; amino-acid sequence: MNSIESKVLGKQISHPRAYAPEILVAVPRKLNRQQYHISEQAIPFVGVDAWHAYELGFLTKKGLPVTGILKIVYVCNSQFLVESKSLKLYLNSFNMGRYGDNKKEGITQVLQTIKSDLSQLMQTEIELSFHTEYARHTYDFNDYVLLEDEPEADQIIFDTFKENEKLLISHKASETNELKVATNLLRSNCKITHQPDWGSAFIHIKSQHKINRMALLKYLVSIRDENHFHEEICEMLYKRLLDRFEPEALMVACLYTRRGGIDICPVRANKATYLPQNIIQAKLLTRQAFRQ
- a CDS encoding ketopantoate reductase family protein, encoding MNVAIIGTGGVGGYFGARLAQAGNKVSFVARGEHGRAISENGLQLLSPKGNYSLKDPNVVSSVAQLKDIELVLLGVKAWQVSEVATQLKTVISENTMVMPLQNGVMAVSELLEVLPQQNVLGGLCNIFSKIKEPGVIEHLSSEPHIIFGEPDHIVSERAKKIHYVFKHAGIENKLSDYIQGDIWKKFMLICLGGLGALTRANYGILCQSPELTEMMRQMLNEMYAVARAEGIELPESIKAKILDKTMRFAPSANSSMARDIWAGRPSELEYQNGSVVKLARRHNIEVPVNHFIYYTLLPQEQEARK
- a CDS encoding DUF429 domain-containing protein, with protein sequence MQCIGIDGCRGGWLFTVWKAEGDCQLYLYPFLKDGIVHLSDATAIAVDMPMGLVSHPDEERTCDTLIRKELGHPFSASVFNTPCRQAVYAADYTKAKHVNKELCQKGLSVQSWNIVPKIRELDQLLNHHPSLKKTMHESHPELCFKYLNGQPLSHKKKTCEGKDERMSLLKPHFPCVYDTFLKFRKLHLKKDLADDDILDSMILALNALQIAVGNYKQFPSDTVLDKNEIRMGVRVLNV
- a CDS encoding DEAD/DEAH box helicase, with amino-acid sequence MTFKTLGLIAPLLKAVEKQNYTEPTTIQEKAIPPILEGRDILASAQTGTGKTAGFTLPLLQILAQSEAIRRRPVRALVLTPTRELAAQVYESIKTYSEFLNMRSAVIFGGVNAKPQIATMQRGVDILVATPGRLLDLHSQRIFSLAKVEFFVLDEADRMLDMGFARDVNKILQLLPAQRQNLLFSATFSKEIKNLAGRFLQHPVTVEATPENTTVEKIVQKAYHVAKTSKTDLLVKLIKEGDWKQILIFTRTKSGANRLGKKLNKRGILSAEIHGDKSQNARVKALDNFKKGAVKALVATDVAARGLDIPLLPYVVNFELPNVPEDYVHRIGRTGRAGANGVAVSLVGHAEMAYLKDIEKLLKHSIPLEILDGFEPGEPTEEDLKPTKKPFVRNKKPSAKNNKRRQPARRTVAKGDSRK
- a CDS encoding porin family protein; this translates as MKKILFVFLFVGLVSASQAQDRIAIGLKAGFNSTKINLSDIPSGETIKNEAKGGFLFGAYGKLKLIGGLSFQPELYYAKKQTQYSFTDNGTTTVTTSDIKSWDVPLLANLKLVDLKVAHIYGVAGPVASFISKDDLKSLKDANWTFQAGLGAQVWKLSADVRYEWGMKDISKAQFGQKTDVLTVTIGYRLFGL
- the thpR gene encoding RNA 2',3'-cyclic phosphodiesterase; this encodes MRIFIGIKIDAPPEVSQIKCELGHAHSKWVKESNYHLTLVFIGQAKTADKVKISQALHKIVPQHAPFVISLKGAGSFQKRRSSGVLWLGVEDSTALKALHNEVNNAVLHIFPNLKNQYKDYTPHITVARIKDREELSAFKQRLNELNVSRRQRVDEVFLYESLSTPNGVEYKVLERFNLK
- a CDS encoding family 10 glycosylhydrolase, giving the protein MKKLFTFALMVALFSCAPKTASVGETKGNNSFVLATWVTAPKEFNKQQWEEKLDYYKSIGLTEVLVHANAEMLEQIIPLADVRNLKIHAWMWTLNRPNDSVANKHPEWYAVNRQGKNSLEFRAYVDYYQWLSPFHPEAREYIKNNVRRLTKVKGLASIHLDYVRYVDVILGADLQPLYGLVQDHEMPEYDYGYHPLAREGFKAIFDKDPLDMAHPELSTEWRQYRLNAVSTLVNELVEIAHENGHKMTAAVFPFPEMSRQMVRQAWNDWNLDAAYPMLYQNFYRENINWIGFATEQGVRDVDFPINAGLFIPAFDNANDLEKAIRLAKEKGASGVSIFTADDMSKEMQATIKKMSAEYGVGAKVAK
- a CDS encoding carbohydrate-binding family 9-like protein; protein product: MKKLTKIITFLAFIVFASCSNKGQQKATTRIDIQSEIVIPAHYVVGKTGEPLTIDGVDDEMAWSKAAFTKSFIDIEGVDTPTYDTKVKMLWDEQYLYVFAQMEEPHIWGYLRQRDTVIFYNNDFEVFLDPSMTTFNYGEIEVNALNTVWDLKLDKPYRVGGNADNSWDLDELKTAVHIIGTLNDPSDIDSMWTLEMAIPMSPLMKLKDEENKIPLEGEQWRINFSRVNWDFDVNNGVYSRKKVDGKYLPEYNWVWTEQRVINMHEPEKWGYLQFTHQPTADGIQFKKDEDILIKQAAFALFRLTRFGKLKALMDKEKGYTESFAATVTDNLTVKATFVKTNAGFEFRITDENKKKTFVINEEGFLSIQQL